From the genome of Tachysurus fulvidraco isolate hzauxx_2018 chromosome 14, HZAU_PFXX_2.0, whole genome shotgun sequence:
CTTTGTAGCTCCAGTACAAATTATTAGATGTCTAAATAGTTTGTCTGATAGATTACATACAGGAAACAAAATGTATCAAATGGTCATACAGTAGTGTCAGTTTAAAGATCCAATTCCCAAAGTGATCTAGTCAACATGACTGTAGATCTTTTTATTAACGTATACTTATTCTTATTTCTACTTCCTGGGAACGTGACCTGAAGAGCAGCAAACGTCCTCCATCGAATGCATTTAACCAAAAGATGCACTCTGAGTAATCAAAGAAAGAGCAGTTCTGCCTAGGGCATGTGTACAGATTTTATTTAGCATGCAATGAAAGGTTTATGGTTTAGACATCCACAAAATGTcagatatatattattttatataacattcattaaaataattaaatacaaatcttCTCCTCCAAGAAATGACTAATACAAGTCCAATCTGTCAAAGGAAATGTGTAACttatccattcatctattcatttatctttatcctggtcagggtctcTGGATTCTGAGCCTGTCCTGGACAACACCTGTCACCAGTCTATTGCAGGGCCCTATGCATACTCTCATTCAAAAAAGGAGCAAGCCATCATAGCCAGTCCATCTACCAGCATGTTTTAGAACATGTAAGGAAACCAGaggaaacacacaaatataatgaTACAGTAAAAATCCAGAGCCAGAACTCTGGTGCTGTATGGCGGTAGCAGCAGCAGTGCTGGGTGTACCATCACCTTGCCTGTCAGTGTTATTTTAGTTGACAACAAATCTGCTTCTTTGGCTGGCTTACAGTTCCAGCCTTcaaaagatgaagaagaagaagctttgtCTGTCACTTATACAGCAcggtaatttattttttttcccctagcTTGAAGTAGGATACATGATACagcccctggagcagaaaggggttaagggccttgctcgagggccaACAGTGTCATCATGACCTTTGAGAGCTAACCTCCGAGCCACCACTGTTCCTACACATAACATTGAACATTACAAGATTCCCAGAGCAAGACAAGCCAAAGACCATTTAAGTGCCATTTAAGTAACCATTtgattgctttttattttatatactttcAAAAATGCCAGTTGCTAGTTAAATTTTTTACACATTTGGTGGGATTGGCCACTGGATAGCTTGACAGAGTTACCACTGCTAACATGGCAAACCTGTAACTGAAGTAAAATGGCAGGTCGATGAAACTTTGCTAAGAACTGAAGTCAGAAGTGAACTGAGGTTATCCAAATGACTCTCATCTGAATCCTATGATCTATATTCCTGTCCATAGTCTGGACCAAGGTGCTATCATTAATAAAACGTGTGAACAGCAGGCACGATCCATGTATTTGTACTCTAACATGGCTTGTACTTCCCAGAAATCTATTAATGCTAAACACTTCTGTTCCaggtaaataaattattttatatctgGGATCACACAATGTATTTTTTGGATATTACACCACCATTATCCTAGCAAATTGATTTTCACCAATGAAGTTGCATTCAATAGCTCAATTAGAATAACCTTTACACGTCTATGCAAAATGTTTGACATTCTAAAGTATAGCATAAAAGCATGTCAGGAGAACGTACAGACCTCGTGTTGAACGTGTTTGCGTGAGTGCTTCTTCACGTTTTGGATGTGTCAGTGAAATTCTAGTCTCGCTTCGAGCACACATGCACAGCTTACCTTGCAGCGCTGCAGCATGGCTCAGTAACATTCCAAGAAGTGCCTGGATGTGTCCCAAGAGGTCCTGTTGGTTATTAAGACAGACCTTAGAAAGGATTTAGAAGGCCTGTAAAGAGTTGGTATATTTTATGACACTGAAAAGCATTATATGGTCAAACAGACGAACAAAGAACAACCTGAAAGCCCTTTAGTTTGTACTGTTCTTTCACAGATtcaatattttaatatgaattaaTTCAAATGATCACATGCTACAAAGCAGAACTGGGAGAATTGCAACAGAGAATAGCTCCGACTGAAAAAACCTGCTAAAGATAGCAGCGTCATGTCTAAGCTGTTCTGCCTTGTACACAATCAGTCTCTCAACGTTTTCGGTGATGCCTTTCGAAACGGTTCAGCTGTTATGTTTCATTCAAAAATAGCTGCATTACAGGATTTGCAGAACAGCAGTGATGTCTAGGGGGTCCCAGAGTTCAGGTGTTCACTAATGGAAAAAAGTTTTGCAGTTAAAGCACTGAACTTAACGCTTATATAATGACATACATCATTTATGCTCACTTGAAATGCTTTTCTACTCTTCTATtatttacacaataaacaccCAGACCTCCAAAATATAATTTCAGATCTAATTAAGTTGAACAGCACCGTCAGCAGCAATCAGTCTGCCTTTTATACATATGTATGCTTTAGGACAATCGTCTAAACTTTTGCAGCCGTCCAGTTCTAAATGTCTAAATAAGTCAACAGCACCGTCATCAAATTTCATCTGCACATCCGTTTTCTGGACCTGGAACATCTGCCCTCGAGAACTACCTGCcctcgttttatttattttttttaaactgtgtgaCGTGCTGGTTCTAAAAATGTCTTAAGCAAACATATTCTCCCGTTTAAAATCACatagggtgaaaaaaaaaaagctgaatattgcatttgttttgtttcgcTCACAATAACAGTGTTATTGTGACAACCCCACCTAGCTTGTGCAATGTAATGAGAAGTAAATGTACACCAGTGAATACATCCCAGGGGATGAGTGGCATTGGCAGGCTTAAGCTGAGACCTCACTATAGAAAGCAAACCTCTCCATCACATCCCCAACAGCTGCGTTTGTGCGTCACATGTACGCTAGAGATCTCAAAGCCTCTGACAGCTCAACGAGGTAAACCTGGCAACAAGTTCAAACCAtttagatatacagtacaattttAAAGATCTCTTGCTAATCAAAATTCATGCTAAATGAACGATCATTACAAAGACATTAAAGCACGTTTTGTCAGATTCTCCACAACCTGTTTTACGTCGTCTCACCTACTCCACGCTCACAGTATTACGGCTAATATGGATGTTCCTGTTCATCTTTGCCTTTTTACAGTGCATATATAGCAGGAGTAATAATGTCAACTGCTTTTTTTCATAGGACTTCATGAGAATTTTAAAATAGCAAAAGCAAATATATGGACTTAACACTACTGAACAGAAAGTAAAACTTCATTCTCTGTGGCTATGTGgttattttaattcaaatgaaaCCCACAACAATTTTATCAAACACTACAATCGAATGAAACTGCTAAAAGGATTCGTATTTTACGTGGCGTATACAGCGTGGCTCTGAGTAAATGGGGATTTCAGTTTTTGACACGGTGCGTGTGATACAGGAATACAAGTGGCGGGGCTTTTTCAATTTAATACCTGTAGCAAATGATCCTAAAAAGTAAGCTATAATCTGTCTAGACTCAGCCCTGTAGTGCTTCCAATCACCTGAGAAAGCACTTGTGTCAAACCTTGTAAATGTAGGCCACATTGTCAGTAGGGCATTATTCACGGTTATTTAAAGACACAGTAAAGTAGGTTGAGCGTCACATGTCAAACACTGaaagggaataaaaataaatactaaaataaacacaaagaaaaaaagagacactTTAGGGTGTGTCTGTAGACCAATACAAAttctaatgagcaagtcagCTTTTTCAAATCCAAACTGTTTACACTCAGGTTGATAAAAATGGGTTGTTATAGCttgagctacataaaacattttctaaaataatgcaattatatatatgataataacaaaaaacaaaaacccacataTAGGAGGAAGTTGAAGTAAGCTTTAAGAGATGAGGAAATAAATAACCATATTGTGTTCAAAGTGCATAGGTGGAGACAATCTTAAGTAACGCGTTACGTAGCCTGACATGAATCACTTTATGAATATTGTGGCATGACTGTGCGAGTTTACATCACAAGGAAGTAGCACAAGAATGAAACTGACCTGCTgagtgtggagaaagaaaaaaaaaaaagtcacccaGAAACTCTCATACCTGGTACTTCaaaagaggaaaacaaaatgaccaaaatgaaaagaataaaagaagtgCAACcaaggtttatttttaaatatgctCTGGGAACATTGACAAGCCGTTTGAAAAGGAATCTCAAAACTCCACTGCAATAAAGTGCAAGTTTTCGGATAGCTAGGACtgtacatttgtttcttcctcttgTGAAATGTGCGCCTAAGTACGAAAAGCCCTTATTTTCCGCAAAACTGGATCTAGAGTAAGAATGTATCCATGGATGATATCGTATTTTACAAATATTGTCAGAAATAAGAACAAATCAATTCAGTGAACCAGCGCTCTGAGAAGATCAGCATCGATTGAAAACACCACATGCtgtaaattgttttttaaaaaaaaaaaaaaaaaaaaaaaaacctgatccAGCTGTTTTTGCCTTAAATTACCAATTGGCCTCAGGGGACTACTGAAATATTCCACTCTTAACCTGAATAGATTACTTAAATGAacaagagcagaaaaaaaaattacaaaataaaataaaaatacaaacaaatgaacgaagaagaaaaaaaaaacacctaaacTTTTTTGCTGCGGGTTTGCAATCAAATTAAAGAAAACTGGAGAAAATGATGACAGTAGTCAGGCAGTTTGAAAAAAGTGGCACAGTCCAGGAACATGGAACAGTCGCAAGATCATACGCTGTGCATAGGAGAAATAAAGCACTTATGGTTTTCACATAATGTCAACCATGTCATAAAGCTTCTGTATGCTCGAACAGAGTATCGGTTGCATTCCATTCCTGACACatcaacaaaaataatgaacagaGGGCATAATTATGGGTTCAGAAAAGAGGAGCAATACAATAGTATTGTGCAGATGCCAGCAAGATTAAAAGTGAAATGAAGTTAGACAAATCCCATCACCTTTGCATAGTGACAAATACAAAGCAGAGGGATCAGGCAAAActgcaaaattaaataaaattatatatttaaaaaaaatgcattgtgtGGGAGAAAATATCAGGCATGCccacagaacagaaataatCTATTCTTAAAGTCTTTGATAGGCTCCTTATTCTGTACAAAGCGTACATATGGAGAACAGGAAACTCAAAAAGAGGTTTGGTGCActgagacactttttttttttaaaccaacagTAATAGTGCCTTAATCATTATCTGTGCAGCAACACAAAAGCTTCAAGCTTCTCTGGAATATTTCCTCTATACATCAGATTATACTTGATGATTGTGCGAGCAGCCAAGCACTGCAGCGTGGTGTGATTTATGGGCTGAATCAGGTTCTTGGCCATCTCCTTCTCATCTAAGAGGTCACATGCAGTCTGCCTGAAGGAATTGGTGCTGTCAAAATGCGTGCCACCTGCGATAAGGAGCTTCATGATGTCGGGGTGGTTGTTGGAGGCAGCCACGTGCAGAGGACTGTTATTGTCTTCATCGCGACAGTTTACATCAGCGCCACATTCCAGAAGAATGGAGGTCACCTGGAACGAGGGGAACTTGCAGACTGGGTAGCGGCCAACACACGTTGTGTTTCTGTCCACGGCCAGGTGAAGGGGGCTGTAACCATTTTTCCCACATGGCTGAAGCTTTAGGAACTTGTAAATAGTCTCTTTCTTGAAATGGTCCTGCTCGACCGTGCACGGGACTTTCTCCAGCAAGCAGATGAGGTGAAGTATGATGGCGAGCGCTTTGCTGAGCTGAGCCGGGTCGGGTCCAGGTTGTCGCTGCTTCATGGCACGGTCAATCTCCAGGACACTTTTGCTAAGGATGCCCATGAGGTCATCAAAGGACACAGAAGTCCCTAGGAGACCTTTGGCACGGTCCTGcagcatgaaagaaaaaagctcAGCAAATGAGAGCAAGCTGCTGGCAGTCATAGGACTAAGTGGGTCCAAGTTATTCTGTTGCATGTCCAGGGCATACTTCCAAAGGTTGATGCACCGCTCAAAATTCCCTGAATCGGCGTAGACAGCACCTCTGTATCGGATGTAGTACGATGTGTCTGGATGCGACGGGCCAAGGATGCGTTCTCTAATAAGGAGAGCCTGCATTCGCATCTCATCTGGGTCTGAGATCAAACTGTCCAGCTCTTCCATGCTCCCGGCCTCCTTTGCGTAGTCGTATGCCATTATTAGTTCTTTAGGTTCTCCTTTAAAGAGGATGTTGCTGCAGTCACTGTATCGCATCTCCATGGCTCTCTTCCAGTATTTTAAAGCTCCCAGGAGATCCCTCTTTTTGTCTACAAAAGTAGCACCCAGTAATTCAAAAGCATTAATTCGTTCCATTTTGTTCGTCTGAGGGTGTTGTGTGAGGAAGTCTACTATGTTTGTGTGCCCAGTGACACTAGCTGAGAGCAAAGGAGTCATTCCGTAGCCATCTTTTTCCATTGTGGCGCCATACTTCAGAAGCATTTTCATTATTTCCAAACTTCCTGATTCAGCACAATCATGTAAGGCAGTGTTACCTACAGAAGGAAGAGAGGTTAACAGGACGTCACAAACCTCACTAATATAATTTAACTGATTAAGCACAAACAGAAACCTCaggaagagacaaaaaaaaaaaagactagaaaATGATACACTTAAATTTGACATTGTTCACATTCAAATAAATTGTAGATGCATTTTACCTTTGACACTTTTCCTATTCACATCAGCGCCTCTCTCCAGCAGGTACTGTGCAATCTCTTTGTGGCCCTTATAACAAGAAATCATGAGGCACGTGTGGCCGTGCCGATTGGCCACTTCTAGGTCGGCTTTGTGATCCACCAGATACTTGACAATGTCAAGGTGGCCGTCGAAGCAAGCGGCTCTCAGAGGGGTCGAATtggtgagtgttgtgttgtttacagAAGCACCGTGTCCCAAGAGCGACTGCACTACCTTCAGGTGTCCAGCTGCTGAAGCAGCCCACAATGGAGGGGCTCCTTCAATGGTCTCACCGTCGAAGTTCACAGATCCTCCAACTTCAACAGGGGCACAGCAGCACTCGAGAAGGTACTCCACCAAATCAAGGTGCCCGTAGCGAGCTGCCATTAACAGCGGAGTTGCTCCGTTTGTTTTCTCAGACATCAGTTTTGTAACCTCGTGGTCAGTTTTGCTTTCTAATAGCTTCTGAAGCAACTTGAGCTTGCCATCTCGGGCCGCATTGAACACAGCAGTTTTCAGATCCATTGCATCTGGTGCTTGTATTCTTCctaaacaaacagaagaaaacagtGAGATCAGATCATTTCAAACATTCTactagacagacaaacaaaactaaaacaaaaaacaccttcTACAGCTCTTGGATTTATCTAAATAACAGgtataattttaaatatcagGTGTAATTTTACTTCACATTCGATTTACAACAATCTTCAACACCTTCAACGTTTGAACTCCAACAGAACCAGCTTGTGTTGCCAATGCTGATAGCTCTGTGCTACAAAACCTAGCTCTCTAACCTTATATTTATACGGTATAACTAACAGGAAACCGTCCTAGAAATCTTATCAAATCTATCCAAGGTGATATTATGACTAAATAAAAGACGTGGACAACTTCTAAAGATCACAGTTAGCAAATCTTCCTCGCTACTATGAACTGGGTTGTTTAGTTAGTAAACCTTTTGCTAGCTAGGTGTCAGTTCGCATTGGGCCGAATTCAAGAAATGCTTCCTATATTAGTCACAAACGTCCAGAAAATCGTCTGTTTTTACTATTTGTTTCACAATAACTTAAAACGACCAGAATTGTAGACGTGTAACGATGTTGTTTCAGAAGCTATTAAACACAAGCGACGTGGCTAAACGGCTTAGCAAAGGGAAAAGTGGCCGATTTCTACCTTGTTCTCGTTGCTCCTCGCTGCTGCTCGTAGCTTAAATCCACTGTTTGGTGTCACTTCAGTTGACTAACAGAACCATGTCAGCACGAAACACGCTTACATTCACTCGCGTTAGTGGATTTTTCATCATAACTCGCAGTTCTGCTGTTTATATTGAACTTATTTTTTAACGTAAATCAAACCCGTTGTTCTGGAGTCAGACCGCAGTCAGACCGCCACCCCCGCTTTAGCCCACAGCACAACACAGAGCTTAGCTGTAGCGTTAGCAGCCTGTCGTTACACAATACCGTAGAACAACGGGCTTTCTTTCGCTAATGAAAGTCTTCCCTCATAAAAACAAAAGACGATCACGAGACTCTTCTCAGTGCCCGTTTTGTTCCATAGCTTGTCATCACCCGATACTCGCTTTTCCTCACGACGAATAAGGAAGCGTATGCAGTAGCTGCTCTCGCGCGTCGATACAGCTTCCCGTTAAAGTCACATTATTAATCCCACCCCTTCGATGATTGGCGTTAAGGCTAGCCAATCAGGAACGTCGGATCTGTGAGGGCACGTAAACATTGTTTTCGGTGGTCACGACTGTTAGGCGTTTAACAAGGAACTCACGACGAGTAGATTTTCAAGGTTCACGGTGTTTAAACGATTTAACTAAACcgttatcgtgtgtgtgtgtgtgtgtgtgtgtgtgtgcacagccAGACTATTTAGACAGCAGGTAAAGAGATGAATAATACACGATAATATGTTTCAGGTTTATTGATTGTGTACACCAGCTCTCACACTTTTTCCCTCTTTATGTGATAAAAACGTACAAGGGCAATTAGTCAAAGCTGAACAAATCCATATATAATGTGATTACTGGACAAAAATCAAATATACAGTGAAAATGGAGGAACatcataaagaaaaagaaaaccccTGGCAAGGCTTGCACACACAATACAGTTCAtgtgaaattaaaaacaaaaataaaactgtgaACATGATGCTTTACAAATTTAAATCTGCTACTTAATCCACACTTAACCTGACAGAAATACTGGGggaaatcatttttattaaactaaatCAATCACTACAAACTATGTTCTTCACCACAAAATACCCAAGTATTTAGTACAGCAACAGACATGTTTCTGTACAAGCTAAATACAACCACAATTTCTTAAACCAATTGGTGCTTTTTCTTTTATCGACCCAATGGATGGAGGAattcgagaaaaaaaaaatcagacgaTGTATGCCACTCGTATTTTTAATGGATTAATTACTCTGTCTAACAAACCAACCAGACTGGGGTCTCTGTTCACTTTTAGACAATGTGACCAACTAGCCTGCCGTTTCAAGCTTTCGGTGCTCCCAACACATTTGACCAGTGCCTGATGACAGGTTTGTTTGAAACTGCAGATCAGTGGATACTCAAAACTGTGCATTTACACAATCAGGAACCTAATCACGTGTTGCTCAAAGTTAAACCATCTGGAGTGTCCAGAGTGTATACTTTGTGATGTTCACCTGAGAAAACTATCATTGGCCACTGTTATGTTTcagcatttttaaatgtatgtctGTAAAtcagtgaatgatttgtttattttttatttgtgttttcttaTCGTTTAAGTCGGTGcttatttatctttaatgtGATGTTCATGGATTTAAAGACATGCTAATTATGGCACAGGAATATAGCT
Proteins encoded in this window:
- the fem1c gene encoding protein fem-1 homolog C — protein: MDLKTAVFNAARDGKLKLLQKLLESKTDHEVTKLMSEKTNGATPLLMAARYGHLDLVEYLLECCCAPVEVGGSVNFDGETIEGAPPLWAASAAGHLKVVQSLLGHGASVNNTTLTNSTPLRAACFDGHLDIVKYLVDHKADLEVANRHGHTCLMISCYKGHKEIAQYLLERGADVNRKSVKGNTALHDCAESGSLEIMKMLLKYGATMEKDGYGMTPLLSASVTGHTNIVDFLTQHPQTNKMERINAFELLGATFVDKKRDLLGALKYWKRAMEMRYSDCSNILFKGEPKELIMAYDYAKEAGSMEELDSLISDPDEMRMQALLIRERILGPSHPDTSYYIRYRGAVYADSGNFERCINLWKYALDMQQNNLDPLSPMTASSLLSFAELFSFMLQDRAKGLLGTSVSFDDLMGILSKSVLEIDRAMKQRQPGPDPAQLSKALAIILHLICLLEKVPCTVEQDHFKKETIYKFLKLQPCGKNGYSPLHLAVDRNTTCVGRYPVCKFPSFQVTSILLECGADVNCRDEDNNSPLHVAASNNHPDIMKLLIAGGTHFDSTNSFRQTACDLLDEKEMAKNLIQPINHTTLQCLAARTIIKYNLMYRGNIPEKLEAFVLLHR